TTGGGTCTGCGCTGTGATTATTTTACGTCTACTTTAACCTctggtgatgatttttttttaatttgggaATTTGGTGTTTCTGCCCCTTCTTCAAATTCCAATTTTAATTTCATCATCTGTTTCAGTTATGTATAACGTTTGAACCTCCACTTGTGCAGTTAATATACCCATGTAGATTTTGCATCCACTATTCTGCCTAATCTGTTTAAAAATGTGTAGGGAATGCAACCGAAACATGCAAATTGGCAGATTTGAATGCGGAGGCCCACGAATCTGGCGATGTTGAAGAGGGTTAATGCTGAAAAGGTAACAGGCGACCCCTGCTCCCTCAGGAATTTTGAACTGGCATCGCGCCACAGAGGTCGAAAATATTTCACTGATGACCCTGATTATGTTGCACGCATGATCACGAGAAACTTGTCCAAGCGAAAAGCCAGCTCCTATGTTTTTTTTAGTTGAAGATGTACAAAATATACTTGAATATTTGAGCAGCGGGTGAACATTTTTCCCTGTTATTTTGAAGAGCTGTTGTAGTCTTGTAGATTGGCAACTTGTATGCATTTCTCCGGGGACTGTTTGGATTTTTGAAATTGAATTTATTTCAATAGTCATAATTtagatagattaattaagctaatatgattatatatggaatatatttgtatattactaTAGGTCATATaagagagatacttatgtgttgcatttctattgtatagGAGCAAGTTAAAGAGCGTGTTATAAGTTACAATGTAAAACGACGATTCTAGTGCCCCGACGTTCGGTGCGCGAGTGCGTCCGAACGCCGCTCCCCTTCTGAAACTCGCTCGTCTCCCGCGCAGAATAGAACGGAACCCGCTTGCCCCGCGTATAGAACGGACCCGTCCCTGTCCTTCACTCCCCACCACGCCCTTGTCTCAAAAGAGCACGAAACACTTCAAGTGCAACATTGCAAAACATATAGAAAACTATGTAGTGTAACAATGAGATACAAATACTGCAACATCACAAAAATATATAGTGCAACATTGAAAAATATGTATTGCAACATCAAAAAAAATATGTACCATAACATAAAAAATTATGTAatgcaacatcgaaaaaatatGTAGTGCGACATTAAAAAACATGTATTGCAACATCAAAAAAATATAtactgcaacatcaaaaattATGTACTGTAACATTTCAAGCAGTAGTACTGCAACACCGCAAAATCAACCATAAAACATGGAAATGGGAACATTCGAAAAACATCTGTtgcaacaacccaaaaatcccatTGCAATATTTGAAAATAATctattgcaacatccaaaaaACTCATTGCAACACGGGAGAAAAATAGCAAAAACGTACAAACAACGAAAGGGATGGTTCGAGGTGCAGGCTGCTCTAGCCCCTGGCCCCATCCACCTTCTAGTTCGTCGAAGGGAGGAGGGAATACGATCCAAGGCTCACTAAAACCCTAGCCACCACCGTGTCCCTTAgattcagaggaggaggaggaggagaagggctcagatccagaggaggaggaggagagctcaGATCGACCAACATACCTCGTCGGAGCTGCCGCCATCGTCCGATGGAGGGAGTAGGAATCGGGTCACTAGGGAGCACGGGGTAGCAATGGAGGTCgtggagggaggagaggaggggaggaagggagggaggcagAGAGGGAGCACCGACGGGCGGGCGGGGCGGACGTGGCGTCCGTCGAGCACGTCGCAGTTATGAGCCGAGGTGTGGGGATGGGGGAGCGAGCGGTAGAGtggggatgatgatgaggatgagggagCGCGGAGCGAGAGCGGATGAAGGCGTTGAGTCGTTGTGTGCGGTGGGTCCGTCCGAAAGGAACAGACGCCCACTGTATATCATTATCAAAAGTAAAAATATAAcatagtgatctatagaatcaaatTTTATCtttcaccctatgaatttgagatagatttatatgtgaactttgaaaaatTGTGGAATGTCAAATTTAGCCAAATAGCCTAGTCGATTCTAATTCCCTCCAATAAAAAGGATCCAAACGGCGCTAAAAGGAATTACAGAGTCCAAAATGGCAGATCGAAACCTTGACACGTACATGCACGTTTATGTCCTGATGAAAGTGAAAATGCAATCGTTACAGTCGCCATTCTTCGATACCCACATTCGACAGATCAGACTAAAGACGACGTGACCCTCGAATGAGGCCTTTTCTTGTCTTATCGGCCCATTTGCTCTAACATCTAGCCCAGGGAACTCTTGTGGTACACATCGACGCGACACTCCGACACGCTACGGCCTCTCGGCGGGGGGGCCGGCAACAAACCGGGCAGCAGCACTGCAGCAATGGCGTCGAGTTCGACCATGGATTTGGCGATGGGccccggcgtcctcctcccccgCAGCGCGGTCCCATACGCTTCCTTCGCTCGAGGAAGGGGAAGGAGCGCGAGCGGGAGGAGCAGGAATCTGGCGCTCTCCGCTTCCTTCTCTAACGGTACCCGCATGATCCCCTTTGTTCGATCCCTTCTTGTACTGAAATAGGTTCTATTTTTTGAATTAGTGGAGTGTATCAGTGTATGTGCTTGAGTTCAGTCCACGAAGTTGGTATATCTTGAGCTGAAGAATTGATGTAGAGAATTTAATCTTGGTCAAACACTGTATCCTTCCTTTCTGTAGTCTCTAGGGTGTGCACTGCGCAGGCGTGCCCATGTGTGTTGATTCATTCAAGAAAATAAATTGTGGGTTCTTGATTCCATAGTTCGCTTCAAACTCATTGGAAGTTCATTTCAGTTTTTTCAGCAAATCCACACTACCTGATACAGAAGTAGCTACAAAgaaattaagaaaaaaaaacGTCAGAGAATGAGTTTTTTGCAGAACACATGTCTCCTGATACAGAGATACTAATTTCACTTCTTAATTTCCCTGGACACGCGACATATGTTGGCACACCaactgtttcagcatgctaacaTATATCTCCCTGTGGTGTGTAAATCTCCAAATCGACTTCTTTTCTTTTGTGGGAAGTGGGAAATGATTACCAGCGGAGTCCATGGTGCTGAATGTATAAGCGGGTCTAAATTTTCACTATGCAGGTGCAGCAGTGCCATCCCTAACAACTGACTCAGAGAAGAAGGGCCCAGTGATAATGGAAATTCCACTGGACCAAATCCGGAGGCCACTGATGCGAACGCGTGCCAATGATCCAGTCAAGGTGCAAGAACTCATGGACAGTATCCGTGTCATCGGCCTCCAAGTACCTGTGGGTATCTATCTATATCTGTATCTTTTCCTTTTATATTTCTTCATCCATGAGTACAATTATTGGTCAGTCCTGATCTACGTAGATGGGGTTTCTATCAGATTCAAGCACTCTTCTTAGGAATAGCACATATGAATCAACTTGTGATTAAATTCTGAGGCAATGCATATATATGTTTCACATTACTGAATCCATTGAATTGCAACAAATATGTTTTTTCACAAGCAAAGCAGATTTTTTATTTGCTCAATGTTTCATTGAAGTTCGTGTTAAtacttactccctctgtcccaaattataagtcgctttgacttttttggtacatccattttgctatgcatctaaatataataatatgtctagatacatagcaaaatgaatgaaccaaaaaagtcaaagcccacttataatttagaacggagggagtaatatgtactccctccatgATATGACATTATGCCAAAGTTGTCAGATCTCTTAAATATGTGTGGACGtacttttttttctttcaaaaatgCTGTTTATTATCGTTTAGAACTATAGGTACAACATGAGATAAGTATGACCATTTGTTCCTCACAATCCAATAAGAGCTGTGCACATTTATTTTTCATCTCAGTTATCTGGAAATTGGGACACATAATGAAAAAAATGCATTATTAATGATGAAAAAAAATCTATGCATTATTCATGTTAAACTCTTATAAACTCACAAAGAGTAGAAAAACACCAATTTAATTAGATTGAGCTTTGCTAGGATCTGTAGACATCTGTTTCCTCCAGCTGAGCAACATTATGGAGCACATTGCTGGACTTTCTGGCTGCTATGATTCTTACTTGGCTCAGTTTCTTGACTACTGCAGATTGATGTGCTGGAGGTCGATGGGATCTACTATGGTGTGTAGTCCAAGATTCCAGAACCAATTAGTCATTCATGATCTCACTATTTGGAGGTCTAGATCCATTTTCGCTGCACTGAATATTCTCCTGTGTGATCTTCAGGCTTCTCTGGATGCCACCGCTATGAGGCTCACCAGCGCCTTGGTCTCCCGACCATTCGCTGCAAAGTTCGTCGTGGAACAAAAGAAACACTGAGGTGAGAGCATCTTGCTTCTGCTTGGATGATTCATTCCATTTCGAAAATTACTTGATTTGCTGAACTTCAGTCTGTTCTTTCAGGCACCATATGCGATGAGTTGGATGTTATTGATGGCTGGCTACTTCAGCTACAAAGTGATCTGTGTATCTAGAGCTTAAACAGAACCTTCCATGGTCTTGCCATCGTCTGTAATTCTCCATACCTGTAAATGTTACCCAAACAGAGTGGTGAATAGTACTTCTGTACTCAGCAGCAAAAGGAAATGTTAATTCTGCCAACAACATTCTTTTCGATCAGTGGATCTTCCATTTACATGGGGTAGCACGACTGGATGAGTAGCTGATGTAATTTGAGGTTGGATGGATGAGTAGCACCCACTCAGTAGATCATTCCATTTCTACATGATTTTGTGAAATTCCTACGTTCCAAAAGGGGTATAAGAATAAGAATGATGTTTTTTTAGCTGATAAATGGGTTAAATTTATGTTGTTTATGCGTGTATAAATAGAGCGTTTCAGTTGAAGCTAGCATTCTTATCGGTTATTATAAATTTTGGACACTCAATTGAAAGGGTCAATTTTATCAGTGGAACAAGAAGGGTCTAATAAATGATTAAGAAAAAATTAAGTCCCGATAGGAAAATGGGTCTAGAAAAAGGAAGATGCTTGTAGCTGTAGCCCAGTATGGAGTTTGGGCCGTGATCGCAACTTCGCTATCGTTTAGTCGGGCCCAATTGATTAACTATTCCATTTTTTCTTCTCTCAGACACGCGCACTCTCCCCTAAACCACCACTCCGCAAAGCGGCTCGCTTTGCTTTAACACGCGCGAACGCGCACGCACCGAGGGAGGGAGATGGCGATGGAGATGGATTCAGCGGTGGAGGAATGGCAGCGGAAGGAGCGGGAGGCAGCGAGGCGCACCGAGAAGATGGAGGTGGAGAAGGAAACTAGTGGGGAGGGTAAGATCTGGAGGGGAGGCGCggaagcggaggaggaggaggtggcggacgGGGGCGGGGGAGACGTGTACAAGTGGGAGGAGGGCGGAGCGATCGGTCGGAACTGGAGGATGCAGATGCAGGGGCACCAGAGGCAACCGTTCGAGGCGGGGCACCGCCCGTTCTGGAGGCCGAGAGGCGGAGGCTGGAGCGGGAGAGGAGGGTTTCAGTTTCAGCGCCACCCTTGGTACGGCGCCGTGTAAATGCCTCCTCCCTGCCTTCTCCTCGGTCCTTGCATCTAACACGGTCTTGGGCATGCTTGGTTAGGGTTCTTGGTGATACGTGTAGTTGTGCTTGGTGTGCGATTCTTTACTGATGATGCATTTCTTGCCTGTTCTTGCTGGGGAAAAATTGTTGGCATTTCACCTTGTTTAATTGCTTCTTAGTTCTTGCTACCTGGATGTGAATGTGGTGGGGTTTAGGGCGATCTTCACTATATAGTGCAGCGGTGGGCTGTTAATTCTTTTTTGGTACCTGTGCCATGGGCATGAGATGTTGCCTGTAGTGTACCAATACTTTGTTGCAAATTCTAACAACACATActtgtttcagatgcatgtgtGGTTTTTTATACTTAAGTTTCTTGGTACAATTATGGAAGAGAGGATAACACCTGGTTCAGGGGCCTTGAGGGTTCAATCTGAGTTCCTGTTATATTGATGATGTTGCTGTTGTTATTACAAATTCAGAATGATGCATGTTTGGTTCCAGCTCTACAAGAAAAACTACATAGCAGATTGCCCGTTGTTCCCCCAGAGTTATAGTAGCTGTTCAGTGTTCATGATTGCTTTCTTTGAACATCCATGGTTTTGGAATTTTGGAAGCTTTTATTATTTGATCTATGCTTGTTCTATTAGCATTATTGAAATGTTTCTGGCAATGCAGGAAAAAAAGGACAGACCCAGTGCTGGCGGCTCCCACATgggtggggtctggggaaggaatAACCGAGGCAAGCATTACCGCTGCATTTGTAGAGAGGCTGCGTTGAACTATTTTTTGCAATGGAGAAGGCTAACCAATTTTTGGTGTCCGTAGTAATGTTGCGCTTTTATCTTGTTATAATTCTGTCATTGTTGGTGTACGTGTAGATCTtgatcattgttagcatgattgAAAATGTCAAGACTTACTATGAGTTCAGTCACTGCCAAATCTTCAGAAGTTAGATAGCGAATGTCTTCTTTGCATATTACTATCTTTTCTACCATTTTAATGGAATCTGCAATGCAAAAATGAAACACCTTTAATGAGCATGTAGTATACAATGCCACCATTATTAGCATGGGGACTTGTATTTCATCTTTGAATGCTGTGTTTATGTACTGTTATTGTCTTTTCTTTCATTTTGAAGGAATCAGCGGCACCAAAAATCAAACATCTCTAACAATCCTGGAGTATATGGTGGTGCAGTTATCATCTGCAATCATGAGATTAAGCGGCAATTCTTTGAACAGAAACATTTTGCCCTACCTGGTTATGCTGCAACTTTTATAAAGAAGATCAGAGCTGGTATGCTTCTCTTTCTGTTTGAGCATGAGGAGAGAAAACTCTATGGGGTGTTTGAGGCAACTTCAGATGGAGCACTGAACATTCTTCCTAATGCATGTGCTTCATTGTGCAAGCTTCGACCAGCTCAGGTAATTATGCTTTTGCTTTTAGCTTTTTTCTCATGGTTTTACCAGTCTAGTGCTTCATATTCTTTGACAGGCTCAATTATTCATTGCTTCATGTTACCTTTCtatgaatcttttttttttgtgaatcatTGACTTAGTTGTTGCTTTGTTTTGGTTTATCATGTGTGAACATTCTGATAAAGGTTTCTTTTATTTTGCATACCTGGTCTTTGAAATTCAGGTTCTTTTTAGAAGAGTTTGGTTTTGTAAGCCCCTAACTGAAGCTGAATTTTCTGATGTCATTAAAGGACATTGTCTCCAGCCTCAAAGGTCCTTCTTTGGTATATCATACCAACAGGTTCGCTGTTTCTTATGTGTGATGTAATTCAGCTATTGACGTTAATTAGAAATTACTTGCTACTGACCTTAGGATTTTGTCATGTACAGGTTCTGAATCTTGTGGACTTATTTTCTTCAAGAATGATCAGGCTTCAACCCTACCAAAAACCAAAATCAAAAGTTTTATGGGACTACAAAATCTCTCTGGCTCGTACAGGTCGAGAATTCAGGTTATACACTCATAGCAATGGTTTTAGTCGTCCGCCTTCTATGTTCTGCAACAACAGAATCTCTTTACCACACATTCCATTCATGCATGCCAAACACAATGGCCAGCATCCTGCTCACAAACATGAGTCCCCTCTACACCCTTGCCCTAAGCCTATGGTCTTCAAGTCACCAGATATCATAGAAAAAAACAAGCCAGACAATGCTGATTATATACCGCTTGAGCTAGATGATTGCAACTCTGACAGTGATGGAAATCAATCAGCTTTGATGGGGACTGTAAGCTTCCATTCAGCAATGGAGAATAACATCAACTGTGAAGATCAAGTTCCCAAACCATTTAATGGAAAACACACTGCGGACAATAGGTGTTGTTCACCTGTGCTGAACCAAAGGTTCGTTTCTGAAAGTGAAACTGGTCAGAACAATGTAACTCTGCACATTATGAAAGGGAGCGAATCAGAGTTGCGGGCCAAGGGGTGCAAACAAAAGGGAACCATTCAACTTGAACTCTCAGATGCCTTACCCCCAACGAGAGCTTGCAGTTTGGCAAAAAAAGGTATCATTTAGCTTTGGTGGCAATGGGATTTCATCATGCATCCCTACACTTGCTGGAATACAACAGAACAGAGAAGCAGTTTTGAAAGAAAGGAAGGAACACATTGGCTTTTTGGCCCGAGATATTCAGAGTGAGAGAGATGCTTCAGCAAAGAGGAGTAAGCTAATAAGACCTTCATTTGCAGAACGATATAGGAATCAGCATGCCCAGTGGTGCTCCAGAAATAACAGTCCACAGGTGACTCGATCATGCATGCACACTTCTTTCTGATGAGGAATGAGGCAGAAGATCACATTTTAGTCCAGGTAGCAAGATAGGAGCTGATGATGACAGCACGTAGCACTAATGCTTTTTGCCTCTGTGGAATTTCTGGTAGAATTGCTTTTTGGCCTTGGTGGAATTTCTGTTGATAACTCCATGATTAGCATAGCTTAGGATGGTTCCATTATGCTTTTGTCTCGCAGTACCTGAGCCGTTGTAAATAGGCTGTTTCAATCATCGCATTGTTATCTTTCAGTTGGTTACATTG
The genomic region above belongs to Miscanthus floridulus cultivar M001 unplaced genomic scaffold, ASM1932011v1 fs_87_1_2, whole genome shotgun sequence and contains:
- the LOC136533430 gene encoding sulfiredoxin, chloroplastic/mitochondrial-like isoform X2 — protein: MASSSTMDLAMGPGVLLPRSAVPYASFARGRGRSASGRSRNLALSASFSNGAAVPSLTTDSEKKGPVIMEIPLDQIRRPLMRTRANDPVKVQELMDSIRVIGLQVPIDVLEVDGIYYGFSGCHRYEAHQRLGLPTIRCKVRRGTKETLRHHMR
- the LOC136533430 gene encoding sulfiredoxin, chloroplastic/mitochondrial-like isoform X1, which translates into the protein MASSSTMDLAMGPGVLLPRSAVPYASFARGRGRSASGRSRNLALSASFSNGAAVPSLTTDSEKKGPVIMEIPLDQIRRPLMRTRANDPVKVQELMDSIRVIGLQVPIDVLEVDGIYYGFSGCHRYEAHQRLGLPTIRCKVRRGTKETLSLFFQAPYAMSWMLLMAGYFSYKVICVSRA
- the LOC136533433 gene encoding uncharacterized protein — encoded protein: MAMEMDSAVEEWQRKEREAARRTEKMEVEKETSGEGKIWRGGAEAEEEEVADGGGGDVYKWEEGGAIGRNWRMQMQGHQRQPFEAGHRPFWRPRGGGWSGRGGFQFQRHPWNQRHQKSNISNNPGVYGGAVIICNHEIKRQFFEQKHFALPGYAATFIKKIRAGMLLFLFEHEERKLYGVFEATSDGALNILPNACASLCKLRPAQVLFRRVWFCKPLTEAEFSDVIKGHCLQPQRSFFGISYQQVLNLVDLFSSRMIRLQPYQKPKSKVLWDYKISLARTGREFRLYTHSNGFSRPPSMFCNNRISLPHIPFMHAKHNGQHPAHKHESPLHPCPKPMVFKSPDIIEKNKPDNADYIPLELDDCNSDSDGNQSALMGTVSFHSAMENNINCEDQVPKPFNGKHTADNRCCSPVLNQRFVSESETGQNNNDIGISMPSGAPEITVHRVTTTAQHSTSRHSLTPNGHATALSASAPAPTTPPRRKHETAPTPATSGYLALGVVVDVLLPPRPLLILGWRGDGEPILTRQAALIDSFRCCSEKPNPKLL